AACAATAGTCATTGAGTGTGGCAAGATGCTTGAAGATAATGGCTATGAGATAAAAATCTTAAATACCATCAACTTCAAAAAGAGTATGAAGTATAATCCATTCGCCTATCTCAGAAGTGAAAAAGATATACTCAAATTAGTGCAGACAATCATTGCAAACACTAAGGGTGAGGGTGAAAAAGCAGGCGAGGATTTTTGGGTCAAAGCCGAAAAACTCTACTATACGGCTCTTATCGGCTATATCTTCTATGAAGCTCCAAAAGAAGAAAAGAACTTTGCAACACTACTGGATATGATAGATGCTTCAGAAGTCAGGGAAGATGATGAAACATATATGAATCCCATAGACAGACTCTTTGAAGCACTTGAAAAGAAAGAGCCTACGCATTTTGCGGTCAAGCAATATAAAAAGTACAAACTTGCTGCTGGAAAAACAGCAAAGTCTATTCTTATTTCATGTGGTGCAAGGCTTGCACCTTTTGATATTCAAGAGCTTAGGGACTTGATGAAAGAAGATGAACTTGAGCTTGATACACTTGGAGATAGAAAGACAGCACTCTTTGTTATTATCTCTGATACAGATGATACTTTTAACTTTGTGGTGTCTATTATGTACTCGCAGTTATTTAACCTACTTTGCGATAAGGCAGATGATGAATACGGGGGAAGATTACCTGTTCATGTAAGGTGCTTGCTTGACGAGTTTGCCAACATCGGCTTAATTCCTAAATTCGAGAAATTGATTGCAACAATCCGAAGCAGAGAGATTTCAGCAAGCATTATTTTGCAAGCACAATCTCAGCTAAAGGCAATCTACAAGGATAATGCAGATACCATTGTAGGCAACTGCGATAGCACTTTGTTTCTTGGTGGGAAGGAAAAGACCACACTAAAGGAGCTATCTGAAACACTTGGTAAAGAAACCATAGATCTGTATAACACATCGGAAACACGATCCAATGCCAATAGCTATGGACTGAATTACCAAAAGACAGGAAAAGAGCTGATGAGTCAAGATGAGATAACGGTTATGGATGGCAGTAAATGTATTTTTCAGCTTCGAGGTGTAAGACCGTTTTTATCAGATAAATTTGATATTACAAAGCATAAGAATTACAAGTTACTTGAAGATTTTAATAAGAAAAATGCCTTTGATATTGAGGAATATATCAAGCGAAAAGGGAAAGTAAAATTAAATAGAGAAACGGTTATTACAAGAGTGCAGTAAGTCTAAAGAACATAGATTTACTGCTTTTTTTATTGCAAGGAGAAGATATGATAAGGATACGAAGTCCCACTAAGGAAAACTAAATAACACGAGCATAAGCGATTGGAAAAGAAAAAACTCCAGTCGCTTTTTTTATTGAAAAGAAAAGGAGAAATTTTTAATGAAGCAAGAAATGATTAACATCAATGCCAACTTATTGGCAGAACCAACTTTTTCAAGTTTTGACAAAGATGGAGAAACGGTAGAAGTTACAAACTTTACACTTGTAAAAAAGTATGGAAAAGGCAAGGAATATATCAACTGTGCAGCCTATGGAGAAAAATCAGAAACAGCAAAAGCCTTTGAAAAGGGTGATTTGATTCATATCTTTGGCTACTTCAAGAAACGTGAAAAAGAGGGAAAGACTTACAAAAACTTTGTTGTGAAGTCATATAACAAGATTGAAAAGAAAGAAGAAAACGAGGAGGAATAAATTATGGAATTTTTTACACAGGCAGTTAATGTATTAAAGATTTTAGTTATGGCAGTAGGTGCAGGACTTGGAGCATGGGGCGTAATTAACCTGATGGAAGGTTATGGAAATGACAATCCGGGTGCAAAATCTCAGGGCATCAAGCAGCTTATGGCTGGAGGCGGTATCGTCTTAATCGGATTAAAGCTGATTCCGCTTCTTGCAAATGTACTCAAGTAAGAAGAAAAGGAGAAATTAAATGTTTGGAATATTCGACAAGATAGAGGAGTTTTTCAAAGATCTTCTACTGGGCGGTATCCAAGCAAATCTTGAGTCCATGTTTCTTGACATCAACGATAAAGTTGGTGCGATTGCAACGGATGTGGGAAAGACACCGATGGGGTGGAACGGACAGGTTTTCAGCTTTATTAAAAGCATTAACGATTCCGTTATCATTCCCATTGCAGGGCTAATCATAACGGCAGTCCTTTGTATCGAGCTTATCAATATGGTTATGCAAAAGAACAATATGCACGATACGGATACCTTTGAATTTTTCAAATACATCATAAATATGTGGATTGCCGTATGGTTAGTGTCTCATGCTTTTCAGTTTTCTATGGCAGTCTTTGATGTGGCACAGCACATGGTAAATAAAGCGGCAGGGGTTATCAATACCTCTGCCGTTATCTCCGGAGATCAGATTGTAACGATGGTAGAAGGCTTAAAGGAAAAAGGTCTTGGAGAGCTTGTCATGATACTCTTTGAAACCTCGCTCATAAAGGTGGCAATACAGGTCATTTCTATTGTGATTATGTTGGTGGTTTACGGAAGAATGTTTGAGATATATGTTTACTCATCCGTTTCAGCCATTCCATTTGCAACTATGGGAAACAAAGAGTGGGGACAGATTGGAACAAACTATATCAAAGGCTTATTTGCCATAGGACTACAAGGACTCTTTTTAATGGTTTGTCTTGGAATATACGCAGTATTAGTTAAGACAATACAGATAACAGATATACACACAAGTACCTTTACGATACTTGGATATGCGGTTTTGCTGGGGTTAATGATGCTAAAGAGCGGAACACTGGCCAAAAGCGTATTAAATGCACACTAAAAGAAAGGATAGATATGATGAATAAAAGAAAAACAGTATTGATAGCAGTAGCAGTTGGAACAGGTATTTTGGCAGTGATGGATAGAATCAGGCTTCACAGCAAAGTGAATGACTTGGAAGCAAGAACAAAGGATATCGGTCGCTGCCATAATGATTTTTGTCTAATTCAGGAAAGATATAACAGAAGCACAGATGAACAGATTGCAAGTATTCAGGAAGAAATCGGCTCCGTATATGAGCATATAGAAGAGCTTTCAAAGGGTAAAGAAGATGGGAGGTAAGTTATGGCGTATGTACCTATCCCAAAAGACTTAAAGAAGGTAAAAACAAAGGTGGCATTTAACCTGACGAAAAGACAGCTTATCGGTTTTACGATTGCAGGACTGATTGGAATACCAATCTATTTATTTATGCGAAAGGTAGTTCCAAATGATATAGCAGTTATCTTTCTCATTGTGTCCACACTTCCCATATTTTTCATCACTCTTTTTGAAAAGGACGGACTTAGCTTTGAGAAATATTTTAAGTATATTTACCTTCATAAATTTTATCAGCCACAAAAAAGAGTGAGAAAGGAGGTTTACCTTGAAAGACAAAAGAAAGATTCAGCAGCTAAAGTTAGAACAAAACCAAAAGAAGTTAAGAAGTCAAAAACAGGACTTAAAGCAAAATAAGGGGAAGTCTAAAAAAGATAGGGGCGGATTACTTGACCTTATCTTTAGGAAAGAACCGAAAAGATACACAGTTGAAGATACCATTCCCTATCTTAGACTCTTAAAAAGCGGGATATGTCAGATTGATGAAAAGCATTTTAATAAGAGTATCGCTTTTGAGGATATAAACTATCAGCTTGCCTTAGAAGAAGATCGAGATTTGATTTTTAATCAGTTTGCAAATTTTCTTAATTTCTTTGGTCCAAGTGTCAGCATAGAGTTTTCATATATCAATCAGCTTGGCAGAAATGAAGAAATGAAATCAGCTATTCAAATACCGGATAAAAAGGACGGTTTTGACGATATACGCCTTGAGTTTAGAGAAATGCTGAAAAGTCAGATTGTAAAGGGAAATAACGGACTGAAAAAATCAAAGTATGTAACCTTTACGGTGGAAGCGGATAATTTAGAGCAGGCAACATCAAAACTGGAAAGACTGGAGATAGATATATTATCAAGTCTTAAAAGTATGGGAGTAAGAGCAGAAAGCCTGAACGGAGAGGAAAGACTAAAGATACTTCATGATGTTTTAAATCCCAATAAGACCTTTGAATTTTCATATAAGGACTTAAAGAAAAAGGAAAGCACAAAGACATATATTGTGCCTGATGAATTTAACTTTACACCGTCAAGGTATTTTAAGTTTGGAAAGTTTATCGGAGCGGCAAGTCATTTTCAAATCCTTGCAAGTGAGCTTTCAGACCGTATGCTTGCCGAGTTTTTGGATATAGATGATAACATCAATATTTCTTTTCACATCAAGGCAATCGAACAGTCAGAAGCCATCAAGATGGTCAAAAGAAAAAATACCGACATTGACAAGATGAAGATTGAGGAAAATAAAAAGGCTGTAAGAAGTGGTTATGATATGGACATTCTTCCAAGTGATTTAATTACCTATGGAGAAGATGTAAAAAGTCTTTTAAAAGATCTCCAGACAAGAGATGAGCGTATGTTTGTCGTAACCATTATCTTTATGAACTTTGCAAGGACAATTCAAAAGCTGGATAATACCATTTCTCAAATCAGCTCCATTGCCAATAAGCATAATTGCAAGTTAAAAAGACTTGATCACTCACAGGAACAGGGATTAATCAGTGTACTTCCACTTGGGGTAAATAAGATTGAAATTGACAGAGGACTAACCTCATCATCTACGGCAGTATTTATGCCTTTTACCACAGAGGAGCTTTTCATAAATTCGGCGAACAGTTTGTATTATGGACTAAATGCCCTAAGTCATAACCTGATTATGGCAGATAGAAAGAAACTGAAAAACCCGAACGGTCTAATCCTCGGAACTCCGGGAAGTGGTAAGTCCTTTAGTGCTAAAAGAGAAATGGCAAATGCGATTCTTACAACCGATGATGATGTGATTATCTGCGATCCGGAGGGCGAGTATGGAAACCTTGTGCGTCAGTTTAAAGGAGAAGTCATAAAGGTAAGCAGTAAGTCAAAGGACTATCTCAATCCCCTTGACATCAATATGAACTATGGCGATGGGGATGCACCACTAAAGGACAAAGCAAACTTTATTATGTCCATGCTGGAGCTTGTTGTAGGTGGCAGCGGTCTTACAGCAGAAGAAAAGTCGGTCATAGATAGATGCCTTCCTAAGATTTATGAAAAGTATTTTGAAAATCCAAAGCCTTATAATATGCCGATTCTTCAAAACCTGTATGATATGTTAAAAAATCAGGAAGAAAAAGTCGGTAAAAAGCTGGCAACGGAAATGGAGATTTATGTAACAGGTTCTCTTAATGTATTTAACCATCAGTCCAATGTGGACTTAAATAAGCAGCTTCTTTGTTTTGACATTAAGGAGTTAGGCTCACAGCTTAAAAAAATCGGAATGCTTGTTATTCAGGATCAGGTGTGGAACAAGGTGTCGCAAAACCGAGGAAATAAGGCTACAAGGTACTATATCGACGAGTTTCACTTATTGTTAAAAGACGAGCAGACAGCTTCCTATTCCGTAGAAATTTGGAAAAGATTTCGTAAGTGGGGAGGAATTCCGACAGGCATTACACAGAATGTCAAAGACCTACTGATGAGTAAGGAGATAGAAAATATCTTTGACAATACGGACTTTGTTTTAATGCTCAATCAGGCTTCAGGCGATAGAGAAATTTTAGCAAGGAAACTTAAAATCTCACAGCCACAGCTAAAATATGTAACCAATTCCAATGCAGGAGAAGGACTTTTGTTCTTTGGAAATACCATTGTCCCTTTCCTTGATAAATTCCCGAAAGACACAATCCTTTATCAGAAGATGACAACTAAGCCTGAAGAAGTGAGGTAGGCTTATGGGAAAGAAACTGAAAAAGGACTTTAAGGAAAGGCAAAGGGCAAGGATTGAAAAGGAAAGGCTGCAAAGTAATGGCAGCATAGAGCCTGAAGAAAGTAAGTTAAAGCATAACGATGATTACAGAGGGAAAATCGTCCATGACAAAGACCGTTTTCAAGATAAGGTTCATGAAAAGGTCAGTAAGAGAATTGCAGAAACTGAATTAAATGGAAAAACTTCTAAAAGAAACGCAAGGTATAGAGCTTCCGATAAGGATAGCGTAGCTTCTGTAACTGAAACAGAAGGTGTAATTTATAAAGAAATTGGAAAAGTTGATTATATTACTGAGGTTAAGGATGGAAAAATCTATGATCCTTTAGGAAAAGACCTCGACAA
This genomic window from Solobacterium moorei contains:
- a CDS encoding single-stranded DNA-binding protein, with translation MKQEMININANLLAEPTFSSFDKDGETVEVTNFTLVKKYGKGKEYINCAAYGEKSETAKAFEKGDLIHIFGYFKKREKEGKTYKNFVVKSYNKIEKKEENEEE
- a CDS encoding Maff2 family mobile element protein, which encodes MEFFTQAVNVLKILVMAVGAGLGAWGVINLMEGYGNDNPGAKSQGIKQLMAGGGIVLIGLKLIPLLANVLK
- a CDS encoding VirB6/TrbL-like conjugal transfer protein, CD1112 family, which translates into the protein MFGIFDKIEEFFKDLLLGGIQANLESMFLDINDKVGAIATDVGKTPMGWNGQVFSFIKSINDSVIIPIAGLIITAVLCIELINMVMQKNNMHDTDTFEFFKYIINMWIAVWLVSHAFQFSMAVFDVAQHMVNKAAGVINTSAVISGDQIVTMVEGLKEKGLGELVMILFETSLIKVAIQVISIVIMLVVYGRMFEIYVYSSVSAIPFATMGNKEWGQIGTNYIKGLFAIGLQGLFLMVCLGIYAVLVKTIQITDIHTSTFTILGYAVLLGLMMLKSGTLAKSVLNAH
- a CDS encoding conjugal transfer protein, encoding MNKRKTVLIAVAVGTGILAVMDRIRLHSKVNDLEARTKDIGRCHNDFCLIQERYNRSTDEQIASIQEEIGSVYEHIEELSKGKEDGR
- a CDS encoding PrgI family protein, translating into MAYVPIPKDLKKVKTKVAFNLTKRQLIGFTIAGLIGIPIYLFMRKVVPNDIAVIFLIVSTLPIFFITLFEKDGLSFEKYFKYIYLHKFYQPQKRVRKEVYLERQKKDSAAKVRTKPKEVKKSKTGLKAK
- a CDS encoding VirB4-like conjugal transfer ATPase, CD1110 family; protein product: MKDKRKIQQLKLEQNQKKLRSQKQDLKQNKGKSKKDRGGLLDLIFRKEPKRYTVEDTIPYLRLLKSGICQIDEKHFNKSIAFEDINYQLALEEDRDLIFNQFANFLNFFGPSVSIEFSYINQLGRNEEMKSAIQIPDKKDGFDDIRLEFREMLKSQIVKGNNGLKKSKYVTFTVEADNLEQATSKLERLEIDILSSLKSMGVRAESLNGEERLKILHDVLNPNKTFEFSYKDLKKKESTKTYIVPDEFNFTPSRYFKFGKFIGAASHFQILASELSDRMLAEFLDIDDNINISFHIKAIEQSEAIKMVKRKNTDIDKMKIEENKKAVRSGYDMDILPSDLITYGEDVKSLLKDLQTRDERMFVVTIIFMNFARTIQKLDNTISQISSIANKHNCKLKRLDHSQEQGLISVLPLGVNKIEIDRGLTSSSTAVFMPFTTEELFINSANSLYYGLNALSHNLIMADRKKLKNPNGLILGTPGSGKSFSAKREMANAILTTDDDVIICDPEGEYGNLVRQFKGEVIKVSSKSKDYLNPLDINMNYGDGDAPLKDKANFIMSMLELVVGGSGLTAEEKSVIDRCLPKIYEKYFENPKPYNMPILQNLYDMLKNQEEKVGKKLATEMEIYVTGSLNVFNHQSNVDLNKQLLCFDIKELGSQLKKIGMLVIQDQVWNKVSQNRGNKATRYYIDEFHLLLKDEQTASYSVEIWKRFRKWGGIPTGITQNVKDLLMSKEIENIFDNTDFVLMLNQASGDREILARKLKISQPQLKYVTNSNAGEGLLFFGNTIVPFLDKFPKDTILYQKMTTKPEEVR